From the Elstera cyanobacteriorum genome, one window contains:
- the mgrA gene encoding L-glyceraldehyde 3-phosphate reductase: MYLPNPTRYEGVDYRRCGHSGLKLPPISLGLWQNFGGADVFETGRAVIRRAFDRGVTHFDLANNYGPPYGSAEENFGQILAKDFKSLRDELIISSKAGWDMWPGPYGIGGSRKHLIASLDQSLKRMGLEYVDIFYSHRPTPDVPLEETMAALVQMVRQGKALYVGISSYGPERTRAAEKILRAEGVPLLIHQPSYSMLNRWIEDGLLETLTDLGTGCIAFSPLAQGLLTSKYLNGVPEDARAGKGGSFKAQHLSAENLARVRALDGIAQQRGQSLAQMAIAWTLRDPRVTSALIGARTVAQLDDSLDAVKNTHFSTEELTAIDTHALDGGIDLWRSQSLHT; the protein is encoded by the coding sequence ATGTATCTTCCCAACCCAACGCGCTATGAGGGCGTGGACTATCGCCGTTGCGGCCATTCCGGTCTAAAACTGCCGCCGATCTCCCTCGGCCTTTGGCAGAATTTCGGCGGCGCCGACGTGTTCGAAACCGGGCGGGCGGTCATCCGCCGCGCCTTCGACCGGGGGGTAACCCACTTCGACCTCGCCAATAATTACGGCCCGCCCTATGGATCGGCGGAAGAGAATTTCGGTCAAATCCTGGCCAAAGATTTCAAGTCCCTGCGCGACGAGCTGATTATTTCCTCGAAGGCAGGCTGGGATATGTGGCCCGGCCCCTATGGCATCGGCGGATCGCGTAAGCATCTGATCGCCTCGCTCGATCAAAGCCTAAAGCGCATGGGTCTTGAGTATGTCGATATTTTCTACTCGCACCGCCCAACACCAGACGTGCCGTTGGAAGAAACGATGGCCGCGCTGGTGCAGATGGTCCGCCAGGGTAAGGCGCTGTATGTTGGCATCTCCTCCTACGGTCCCGAACGCACCCGCGCGGCAGAGAAAATCCTGCGGGCGGAAGGCGTACCGCTGCTGATCCACCAACCATCTTATTCGATGCTGAACCGCTGGATCGAAGACGGGCTGTTGGAAACCCTGACCGATCTCGGCACCGGCTGCATCGCCTTTTCGCCGCTGGCCCAGGGGCTGCTGACCTCGAAATATCTCAACGGCGTGCCGGAGGATGCCCGCGCCGGTAAGGGCGGCTCGTTCAAAGCCCAGCACCTCAGCGCCGAAAACCTCGCCCGCGTCCGCGCCCTCGACGGGATCGCCCAACAGCGCGGCCAATCGCTGGCGCAAATGGCCATCGCCTGGACCCTGCGCGATCCGCGCGTCACCTCCGCCCTCATCGGCGCCCGCACCGTCGCCCAGCTCGACGACTCGCTGGATGCGGTGAAAAATACTCACTTCTCAACGGAAGAGCTGACCGCCATCGACACCCACGCCCTCGACGGCGGGATCGATCTCTGGCGCTCGCAATCGCTTCATACCTGA
- a CDS encoding helix-turn-helix transcriptional regulator: protein MTEADASVSRKARGAEILRKLGRRVRELRRAKGLTQEALAELVGISVDGISQIERGVNFTSMVHAEALADAVGVPFHELFRLEPVPPLEVDAGRLLALFIAQPPEVRRAMLEQAEGLAQLARRLTSSAS, encoded by the coding sequence ATGACCGAAGCTGACGCGTCCGTTTCCCGTAAAGCCCGAGGGGCCGAGATTCTCCGCAAGCTGGGGCGGCGGGTGCGCGAGCTGCGGCGGGCGAAGGGTTTGACCCAGGAAGCCCTGGCCGAGTTGGTCGGCATCAGTGTCGATGGCATCAGCCAGATTGAGCGCGGCGTGAATTTCACCTCAATGGTCCATGCTGAAGCCTTGGCCGACGCGGTCGGCGTACCGTTCCACGAGTTGTTTCGGCTGGAGCCGGTGCCGCCGCTGGAGGTGGACGCCGGGCGGCTGCTGGCGCTGTTCATTGCACAACCGCCCGAGGTTCGGCGCGCGATGCTGGAACAAGCCGAGGGGCTGGCCCAACTCGCGCGCCGTCTCACGTCTTCGGCTAGTTGA
- a CDS encoding site-specific integrase: MTAETRARQERQRQKITKRVVDAMASGTTIWDTDLTGFGVRRQVRDPSFILKYSFNGKQRFHTIGQHGPLTVDQARTEAKRLIGLIASGVDPKAAPAEKIEAITVKMLCERYLLEGPSFKPDKRASSWNTDQSNITRHIIPLLGEHVAREVRESHIIRFIAAVTRGETKADEKTGYRGRAIVDGGKGTAARSLAVLSAAYTYGIRAGLVSENPTKTVKAAKGEAPGRFLSPDEWTRLGQTLSNLEKAGRYKPFLDAIRLLALTGCRRSEITNLKWEEVDLQQGVLNLKTSKVGARSVPVSDQAIALLGEIPRSNLFVFPSSRGTGPIIGIQKVWGEIRDIAELGQIRLHDLRHSFASQAVNAGASLYMTGALLGHRQSKTTQRYAHLQADPLRAVATEAARGIDLALKSE; this comes from the coding sequence ATGACAGCAGAAACTCGAGCCCGTCAGGAGCGGCAGCGGCAGAAGATTACCAAGCGCGTGGTCGATGCGATGGCGTCGGGGACCACGATCTGGGACACCGATCTGACGGGGTTCGGGGTCAGGCGGCAGGTCCGCGATCCGTCGTTCATTCTCAAATATTCTTTCAATGGGAAGCAGCGCTTTCATACCATTGGGCAGCACGGCCCGCTGACGGTGGATCAAGCGCGGACGGAGGCGAAACGGCTGATTGGCCTCATTGCCTCGGGCGTCGATCCGAAAGCTGCTCCTGCTGAAAAAATCGAAGCCATAACCGTAAAGATGCTCTGCGAGCGCTACCTTTTGGAGGGGCCGAGTTTCAAGCCTGACAAACGGGCATCCAGCTGGAACACCGATCAGTCAAATATCACGCGGCACATCATCCCCTTGCTTGGTGAGCATGTGGCGAGGGAAGTCCGTGAAAGCCATATCATTCGCTTTATCGCTGCAGTGACGCGCGGTGAAACCAAGGCCGACGAGAAGACTGGATATCGCGGGCGTGCCATCGTGGATGGAGGAAAGGGGACCGCCGCCCGAAGCCTTGCCGTGCTGAGCGCCGCCTATACTTATGGCATCCGCGCCGGGCTGGTATCTGAGAACCCCACAAAGACTGTGAAAGCAGCTAAAGGGGAGGCCCCTGGCCGTTTTCTGAGCCCCGACGAATGGACACGGCTCGGGCAAACCCTATCCAATCTCGAGAAGGCTGGCCGCTATAAGCCTTTTCTGGACGCGATCCGGTTGCTGGCCCTGACTGGGTGCCGCCGCTCCGAGATAACCAACTTAAAATGGGAAGAAGTTGATCTTCAGCAAGGTGTGCTCAACCTGAAAACGAGCAAAGTTGGGGCTCGATCAGTTCCGGTCAGCGATCAAGCAATTGCTTTGTTAGGAGAAATACCACGAAGCAATCTGTTCGTATTCCCATCTTCACGCGGCACCGGGCCAATTATCGGCATTCAGAAAGTATGGGGTGAGATTCGAGACATTGCAGAGCTAGGCCAGATCAGGCTTCATGATTTGAGACATAGTTTTGCGTCACAGGCCGTTAATGCCGGTGCTTCGCTATATATGACTGGCGCCCTGCTTGGCCATCGGCAGAGTAAGACCACACAACGTTATGCCCATCTGCAGGCTGATCCACTCCGAGCCGTTGCCACTGAAGCGGCACGGGGCATCGATTTGGCCCTGAAGTCGGAATAG
- a CDS encoding PD-(D/E)XK nuclease family protein, with the protein MARIADMLAAIPPAQVTRPLPEGLDFKVLRKADLGLFGFHPRHGLTHGDHLPFAAKFLEPVSSSGLAVFLGANAYHDAATSEARSRAFAAALIDAANCLRAYDEPPISLPLDIAPGSLSVRKEVGTGLRQRGKRGFIDLLLTWTTPAGKSVALAVEFKHWAGLSADQLRPYSAYLRQAFPEAEVASFYVTPDGHAPSGATARAWRAVSWFHLLRRFETYLADQPARPLKADLDPFDLFRRQQWHIALGLNR; encoded by the coding sequence ATGGCCCGAATTGCGGACATGTTGGCGGCGATCCCGCCCGCACAAGTGACGCGCCCCTTGCCGGAGGGATTGGACTTCAAGGTGCTCCGCAAAGCCGATCTCGGGCTCTTCGGGTTTCATCCGCGCCACGGGCTGACCCACGGCGACCATCTGCCCTTCGCGGCGAAATTTCTGGAGCCGGTATCGTCCAGTGGGCTGGCCGTCTTTCTCGGGGCGAACGCCTATCACGATGCCGCCACCTCGGAAGCCCGCAGCCGTGCCTTTGCTGCTGCACTAATCGATGCCGCCAACTGCTTACGCGCTTACGATGAGCCGCCCATCTCACTCCCGCTGGACATTGCCCCCGGTAGCCTCAGCGTGCGGAAGGAAGTGGGCACCGGCCTGCGCCAACGGGGCAAACGCGGCTTTATCGATCTCCTGCTCACCTGGACGACACCCGCCGGAAAATCCGTCGCCCTCGCCGTCGAGTTCAAGCACTGGGCTGGATTAAGCGCCGACCAACTCCGCCCCTATTCCGCTTATCTGCGGCAAGCGTTTCCCGAGGCGGAGGTTGCGAGCTTCTACGTCACCCCGGACGGCCACGCCCCCAGCGGCGCAACCGCGCGCGCATGGCGAGCCGTCTCTTGGTTCCACCTGCTGCGGCGCTTCGAGACCTACCTCGCCGATCAACCGGCCCGCCCGTTGAAAGCCGACCTTGACCCTTTCGACCTCTTCCGCCGCCAGCAATGGCACATTGCCCTGGGACTGAACCGATGA
- a CDS encoding helix-turn-helix transcriptional regulator, translating to MRYDKPEMILRLALLMQGSAEGLRLADIESAFAVSRRTAERMRDAVIRLFPQVEELSDGGRQKRWRLPSGLRPALLAPTLEELSALDAAGKLLEQASLKTQAEALQTLGQKLRAALAPAMRRRLDPDLDALSQAEAVTHRPGPYVPIEGATLAIFREAILAGRWIEARYSRRTNGAESVTRLVPLGFLYGPRPFLLAQNPEWDRPQHYALDRFSEVRLLPDPAPVLDIDLAAFVQRSFGVFQDAEGPRRIVWRFTAHAAPNARTYRFHPTQEMIDLPEGGLEVRFTASSLWEMALHLFGWGPDVEVIEPPELREELLFRCREVMSVYACII from the coding sequence ATGCGCTACGACAAACCTGAAATGATCCTGCGCTTGGCGCTCTTGATGCAGGGCAGCGCCGAAGGGTTGCGGCTCGCCGATATCGAAAGCGCCTTCGCCGTCAGCCGCCGCACCGCAGAGCGCATGCGCGATGCAGTGATCCGGCTGTTTCCCCAGGTCGAGGAATTATCCGACGGCGGACGGCAGAAGCGCTGGCGGTTGCCCTCTGGTCTGCGCCCGGCGCTGCTGGCCCCGACGCTGGAGGAATTGTCGGCCCTGGACGCGGCCGGGAAACTGCTGGAGCAGGCCAGCCTCAAAACCCAAGCCGAGGCGTTACAGACCCTGGGCCAGAAACTCCGCGCCGCGCTGGCCCCGGCGATGCGCCGCCGTCTTGATCCCGACCTTGATGCGCTCAGTCAGGCCGAAGCCGTTACCCATCGGCCCGGTCCCTATGTGCCGATTGAGGGCGCGACTCTGGCGATTTTCCGGGAAGCCATCCTCGCCGGGCGCTGGATCGAAGCGCGTTACAGCCGCCGGACGAATGGAGCGGAGAGCGTGACGCGGCTGGTGCCCTTGGGCTTTCTCTATGGGCCACGCCCGTTCCTGCTGGCCCAAAACCCGGAGTGGGATCGGCCACAGCATTACGCGCTGGACCGTTTCTCGGAGGTGCGGCTGCTGCCCGATCCGGCTCCGGTGTTGGACATTGATCTTGCCGCCTTCGTTCAGCGCAGCTTCGGCGTGTTTCAAGATGCCGAAGGGCCACGCCGGATCGTCTGGCGGTTTACGGCCCATGCGGCCCCCAATGCCCGCACCTACCGCTTTCATCCGACGCAAGAAATGATCGACCTGCCCGAGGGCGGTTTGGAAGTGCGCTTCACCGCCAGCAGCCTCTGGGAAATGGCGCTGCATCTCTTCGGCTGGGGGCCGGATGTGGAAGTGATCGAGCCGCCCGAGTTGCGGGAAGAACTTCTATTCCGCTGCCGCGAGGTGATGAGTGTTTATGCGTGCATCATATGA
- a CDS encoding DNA-methyltransferase: protein MARPRAENPRTKITNIRLTEEERIAFEVAAASKGYKNISEYIRFLHNNLNYEAVSKQKDQKIDLCDYPAKMLRSFLSTKHGEILWGDSRSYLFNKAKPSSVDLIMTSPPFGLVRKKSYGNEDADEYCEWFRPFAEGFRTVLKDSGSLVIDIGGAWKPGQPTRSLYHFKLLIMLVEEYGFHLCQEHYWWNPSKLPTPAEWVNVRRVRVKDAVNTVWWLAKTPFPKANNKRILQPYSKSMEHLLKNGYTAKLRPSGHDISEKFNKDNGGSVPPNLLAIANTESNGRYQDHCRAENIAIHPARFPAQLPEYFIRFLTDPGDLVVDPFGGSCVTGVVAENLRRRWVCCELSEEYLLGARARFVPTVQSLPKERGNPYGISSPCARPVNEKDVPLFADGGASRPPELRRKAGKSEIPDKSALRIPA from the coding sequence ATGGCGCGGCCAAGAGCAGAGAATCCAAGAACAAAAATCACCAATATCCGCCTGACAGAGGAAGAGCGCATCGCTTTTGAAGTCGCTGCCGCCTCCAAAGGTTATAAAAATATTAGCGAATACATCCGTTTCCTTCATAATAACCTCAATTATGAAGCGGTTTCTAAACAAAAAGATCAAAAAATTGACCTATGCGACTATCCAGCTAAGATGCTTCGTAGCTTCCTTTCGACAAAGCACGGGGAAATACTCTGGGGTGACAGCCGAAGCTATCTTTTCAATAAGGCTAAGCCGAGCAGCGTCGATCTTATCATGACCAGCCCGCCTTTCGGCCTAGTCCGTAAGAAGAGCTACGGTAACGAAGATGCCGACGAGTATTGCGAATGGTTCCGGCCCTTTGCGGAAGGGTTCCGCACCGTCCTGAAAGACAGCGGAAGCCTAGTCATTGATATCGGTGGCGCATGGAAACCCGGCCAACCAACCCGCAGCCTATATCACTTCAAACTACTCATCATGCTTGTTGAGGAGTATGGTTTTCACCTGTGCCAAGAGCACTATTGGTGGAACCCATCAAAGCTTCCTACTCCCGCCGAATGGGTCAATGTCCGCCGTGTACGCGTCAAAGACGCAGTGAACACCGTCTGGTGGTTGGCGAAGACTCCTTTTCCCAAAGCCAACAACAAGCGCATCCTTCAACCATATTCCAAGTCTATGGAACATCTGCTGAAGAACGGCTATACTGCCAAATTGCGTCCCTCTGGCCATGACATCTCGGAAAAATTCAATAAGGATAATGGCGGCTCAGTACCACCAAACCTATTAGCTATAGCCAATACTGAGTCCAATGGTCGTTATCAGGATCATTGTCGTGCAGAGAATATAGCGATCCATCCCGCACGCTTCCCTGCGCAACTTCCCGAATATTTCATTCGCTTCCTAACAGACCCAGGCGACCTCGTAGTTGATCCTTTTGGCGGGTCCTGCGTCACCGGCGTCGTCGCTGAGAATCTACGTCGCCGCTGGGTATGTTGCGAGCTATCTGAGGAATACCTACTTGGAGCTCGAGCCCGCTTCGTACCAACAGTGCAGTCACTTCCTAAAGAACGAGGCAACCCTTACGGGATCTCGTCGCCTTGCGCGAGGCCCGTGAATGAGAAGGATGTGCCGCTCTTTGCAGATGGTGGGGCGAGTCGCCCGCCGGAACTGAGGCGTAAGGCCGGGAAATCCGAAATACCCGACAAATCGGCCCTCCGCATCCCTGCATGA
- a CDS encoding LysR family transcriptional regulator, with protein MLSRNHLPDLSVFLLIVQHRSFRKAADQLGVTVSAVSHRMKALEDRLGVRLLNRTSRSVAPTAAGEALAQKIAAGLEVIDSGLAELQDRFRGIAGSVRINVLRDAVPLLLAPALPLFVERYPNIELEVASDDHFVDVTAEGFDAGLRYAGSIPEDMIAMPLTPPLRWVTVGAPSYFARHGRPAVPEDLTGHRCTRLRTGRGQIYRWEFERGAETREIDVPGSVVSGSTDFALAAAVSGTCLTYCLEALARPYLDTGRLEITLAEWAPLGPPLALYYSSRRQLPFGISALIDIIRSLPEQRFLELNSTKH; from the coding sequence GTGCTATCGCGCAACCATTTACCCGACCTGTCGGTCTTTCTGCTGATCGTCCAGCACCGCAGCTTTAGGAAAGCTGCGGACCAGCTCGGCGTGACCGTTTCCGCCGTCAGCCACCGGATGAAGGCACTGGAGGACCGGCTGGGCGTCCGCCTGCTGAACCGCACCAGCCGCAGCGTCGCCCCGACGGCCGCCGGGGAAGCCCTCGCCCAAAAGATCGCCGCCGGGTTGGAGGTGATCGACAGCGGGCTTGCCGAACTGCAAGACCGGTTTCGCGGCATTGCCGGAAGCGTGCGGATCAATGTTCTGCGCGACGCGGTGCCCCTGCTGCTCGCCCCGGCTTTGCCTTTGTTTGTCGAGCGCTACCCGAATATCGAACTGGAAGTCGCGTCCGACGATCACTTCGTCGATGTGACCGCCGAAGGGTTCGATGCGGGGCTGCGCTATGCGGGCAGCATCCCCGAGGATATGATCGCCATGCCGCTCACGCCGCCGCTGCGTTGGGTGACGGTCGGCGCCCCCAGTTATTTCGCCCGCCACGGGCGGCCTGCGGTGCCGGAAGATCTGACCGGGCATCGCTGCACCCGGCTGCGGACCGGGCGCGGCCAGATCTATCGATGGGAGTTCGAGCGCGGGGCCGAAACCCGCGAGATCGACGTGCCGGGGTCGGTGGTGTCCGGTTCGACCGATTTCGCCCTGGCCGCCGCCGTCAGCGGCACCTGCCTAACCTATTGCCTCGAAGCCCTGGCCCGCCCCTATCTCGATACCGGGCGGCTGGAAATCACCCTGGCCGAATGGGCGCCGCTCGGGCCGCCGCTGGCGCTCTATTATTCCAGCCGTCGCCAATTGCCCTTCGGTATCAGCGCGCTGATCGACATTATCCGCAGCCTCCCGGAACAGCGGTTTCTTGAGCTAAACTCAACGAAACATTGA
- a CDS encoding ATP-dependent nuclease, with protein sequence MIIRSAVIQNYKSLGSLDLKFSNINVLIGKNNTGKSALLEALSVIQVERNKPIQVSIGKHQFYIEYYIDNYLFLPEEWKRQIELSPIVQRELVHISVSGDRQGNINIAAKGRASSSLGLERLENRRDTGLFVKFLSERKIKSFVEVVNNHNYNKILDDLSLLSSLVAHVVMHPNHPSMKFYNEKSQSVLGFTVGNIMTEHGQHPGIKLINGEQISVNEMGSGVCNIVAFIAELSIAKNKIFLIEELENDIHPGALKLLLEAIVEKSDENQFFISTHSHIVLTHLACHKFTNILSFDNVSDGQYPISKVQNITDSSEKRKYALEDLGYHFSDFGLFRGWIIFEESSMEEIVRDYLIEWFFPSLYGKIRTVSAGGADNTKRHFGEIHRMYLYTHLQPVYKNCAWVVLDGDKKGKEVKNKLLEKFKECSDDTFICLQKESLEMYYPEEIGFDKMILEEKSGNDKDSYKKECLQKFKKLASEKNDYFKSSCKESFSEIILILEKIQQKIPLK encoded by the coding sequence ATGATTATCCGGAGTGCGGTTATCCAAAATTATAAATCATTGGGGAGTCTTGATTTAAAATTTTCCAATATAAACGTTTTAATTGGAAAAAATAATACAGGAAAATCTGCCCTCCTAGAAGCATTATCGGTTATTCAGGTTGAAAGAAATAAACCTATACAAGTTTCTATCGGAAAACATCAATTTTATATAGAATATTATATCGATAATTATTTATTTTTACCTGAAGAATGGAAGAGACAAATTGAGTTAAGTCCGATTGTTCAAAGGGAGCTAGTTCATATATCGGTCTCTGGTGATCGACAGGGGAATATCAATATCGCTGCGAAAGGTAGGGCATCATCAAGCTTAGGCTTGGAGCGTTTAGAAAATCGCAGAGATACGGGATTATTTGTAAAATTTCTTTCAGAAAGAAAAATAAAATCTTTCGTAGAAGTGGTTAACAATCATAATTACAATAAAATTTTAGATGATTTATCGTTACTTTCTTCTCTTGTGGCGCATGTGGTAATGCACCCTAATCACCCATCTATGAAATTTTATAATGAGAAATCACAATCAGTTTTAGGTTTTACAGTTGGCAATATAATGACTGAGCATGGGCAACATCCTGGAATAAAACTAATAAATGGAGAACAAATATCTGTAAATGAAATGGGATCTGGGGTTTGCAATATCGTTGCGTTTATTGCGGAATTAAGTATTGCAAAGAACAAAATATTCTTAATAGAGGAATTAGAAAATGATATTCATCCGGGTGCATTAAAATTATTATTGGAAGCAATAGTAGAAAAATCTGATGAAAATCAATTCTTTATTTCAACTCACTCTCATATTGTTTTAACGCATCTCGCCTGTCATAAATTTACGAATATATTATCGTTTGATAATGTGAGTGATGGTCAATATCCAATCTCAAAAGTACAAAATATAACTGACAGCTCTGAAAAAAGAAAATATGCTTTAGAGGATTTGGGTTATCATTTCTCAGATTTTGGTCTTTTTAGAGGATGGATCATATTTGAAGAATCCTCAATGGAAGAAATAGTTCGTGATTATTTAATTGAGTGGTTTTTCCCCTCTCTCTATGGAAAGATTCGCACTGTATCAGCCGGTGGTGCAGACAACACAAAAAGGCACTTTGGTGAAATACATCGTATGTATTTGTATACGCATCTACAGCCTGTATACAAAAATTGTGCCTGGGTGGTGCTAGATGGAGATAAAAAGGGGAAAGAGGTAAAAAATAAGCTTTTAGAAAAATTTAAAGAATGCTCCGATGATACCTTTATTTGCCTTCAGAAGGAAAGTTTAGAAATGTATTATCCTGAGGAAATTGGGTTTGATAAAATGATATTAGAGGAAAAATCCGGGAATGATAAAGATAGTTATAAAAAAGAATGTCTCCAAAAATTTAAAAAACTAGCGTCCGAGAAAAATGATTATTTTAAATCTTCTTGCAAAGAATCATTTTCCGAAATAATTCTGATTCTAGAAAAAATACAGCAAAAAATCCCTCTGAAATAA
- a CDS encoding tyrosine-type recombinase/integrase has product MPGSQALLLTPSAVRRLLKHVLTHSRYPARDRVIVALSFRAGLRAAEIAGMRWRMVLDPYGKVADRLTVEDAIAKRRGGRIVPMHRELKAALMALRTELDQPPERDAPIVTSERGGPMRAGSVVNLFAGWYAALGFEGCSSHSGRRTFVTTSARNLAKAGGSLRDVQLLAGHRQLATTERYIQGDTQAQRRLIALL; this is encoded by the coding sequence ATGCCAGGGTCACAAGCCTTGCTGCTGACGCCGTCTGCCGTGCGTCGGCTGCTTAAACACGTCTTGACGCACTCACGCTATCCGGCGCGCGACCGGGTGATTGTCGCCTTGAGCTTCCGCGCCGGGTTACGGGCGGCGGAGATTGCCGGGATGCGCTGGCGCATGGTGCTCGATCCTTATGGAAAGGTCGCTGATCGATTGACCGTCGAGGATGCCATCGCCAAACGCCGGGGTGGGCGGATCGTGCCGATGCACCGGGAGTTGAAGGCCGCGCTTATGGCCTTACGGACGGAGTTGGATCAGCCGCCGGAACGGGATGCGCCCATCGTCACCTCGGAACGCGGCGGGCCGATGCGGGCGGGGAGCGTCGTCAATCTCTTTGCCGGATGGTATGCGGCGCTGGGGTTTGAGGGCTGTAGCTCCCACAGCGGGCGGCGGACCTTTGTTACCACGTCGGCGCGCAATCTTGCTAAAGCGGGCGGCAGTCTGCGCGACGTGCAACTGCTCGCCGGGCACCGGCAATTAGCGACGACCGAACGCTATATTCAGGGCGATACGCAGGCCCAACGCCGCCTTATCGCGCTGCTGTGA
- a CDS encoding LacI family DNA-binding transcriptional regulator yields the protein MRSPRRPPSPPAKIADVARLAGVSVATVSRALATPEVVSETTRERVLAAVRETGYTPNIAARNLRARKSMMVLVVVPDISNSFFADVLRGIDEALAAENYGLIIANLGRAPEQEARYVNLALAGQVDGVLLLCGHVPCGGGRRMTDANLPIVAACETIPGADFPQVEVDNRAAAKTAVQHLIGLGHRRIAYLSGPRANVLDQARAAGYAEALAEAGLTGIAPVLDGDFGFHAGTKAAETLAALPAETRPTALFAANDEMAIGFIKAARGLGLAVPDDMSVIGFDGIDYADFCEPTLATIHQPRRTLGARAADLLIGLMSGRDKPHAGIERVATELRARASAAPLAAR from the coding sequence ATGCGTTCTCCTCGCCGCCCGCCGTCGCCCCCCGCCAAAATTGCCGATGTCGCCCGCCTCGCCGGGGTTTCCGTCGCGACCGTCAGCCGCGCCCTCGCGACGCCCGAGGTCGTGTCGGAGACAACGCGCGAGCGGGTTCTCGCCGCTGTGCGCGAGACCGGCTATACGCCCAACATCGCCGCACGCAATCTGCGCGCCCGCAAATCGATGATGGTGCTGGTCGTCGTGCCCGACATTTCCAACTCCTTCTTCGCCGACGTGCTGCGCGGGATCGACGAGGCGCTGGCCGCAGAAAATTACGGGCTGATCATCGCCAACCTCGGGCGCGCGCCGGAACAGGAAGCGCGCTACGTCAACCTTGCCCTCGCCGGGCAAGTCGATGGTGTGCTGCTGCTCTGCGGTCACGTACCCTGTGGCGGCGGGCGCCGGATGACCGACGCCAACCTGCCCATCGTCGCTGCCTGCGAAACCATTCCGGGGGCCGACTTTCCGCAGGTAGAGGTCGATAACCGCGCCGCCGCGAAAACCGCCGTGCAGCATCTTATCGGCCTTGGCCATCGGCGCATCGCTTACCTCTCTGGCCCGCGCGCTAATGTGCTCGATCAGGCGCGGGCGGCAGGCTATGCCGAGGCGCTGGCCGAAGCAGGGCTGACCGGCATAGCCCCCGTTCTGGACGGCGATTTCGGGTTTCACGCTGGCACCAAAGCCGCCGAAACCCTGGCCGCCCTGCCCGCCGAAACCCGCCCCACGGCGCTTTTTGCCGCCAATGACGAAATGGCCATCGGCTTTATCAAGGCCGCGCGCGGGCTGGGCTTGGCCGTGCCCGACGATATGTCCGTCATCGGCTTCGACGGGATCGATTACGCCGATTTTTGCGAACCGACGCTCGCGACCATTCACCAACCGCGCCGCACTTTGGGCGCCCGCGCGGCCGATCTGCTGATCGGCCTGATGAGCGGGCGCGACAAGCCGCACGCCGGGATCGAACGGGTGGCGACGGAGTTGCGGGCACGCGCCAGCGCCGCCCCCTTGGCCGCCCGATAG